The Narcine bancroftii isolate sNarBan1 chromosome 6, sNarBan1.hap1, whole genome shotgun sequence genome window below encodes:
- the itgb1bp1 gene encoding integrin beta-1-binding protein 1 isoform X2: protein MFRKGKKRHSSSSSQGSEISTKSKQYGNLPFTPSEEESILCVSKYGVKVASSDQFDILHRHPLYLIVRVICYDDGLGMGKSLLAIKTTNANQTEYSICVYQCNSLEQAQTICKVLSTAFDSAFSSDKS, encoded by the exons ATGTTTCGGAAAGGAAAGAAACGTCACAGCAGTAGCAGTTCTCAAGGCAGCGAAATCAGTACTAAAAGCAAG CAATATGGAAATCTGCCATTTACACCATCAGAAGAGGagagtattttgtgtgtttctaAATATGGTGTCAAAGTTGCATCTTCTGATCAGTTT gacaTTTTGCACAGGCATCCATTGTATTTAATAGTGCGAGTGATCTGTTATGATGATGGGCTCGGCATGGGAAAAAGCCTCCTTGCTATAAAAACTACGAACGCAAACCAGACAGAGtacagtatctgtgtgtatcaaTGCAATAGCCTG GAACAAGCTCAAACTATCTGCAAAGTCCTATCCACAGCTTTTGATTCAGCATTTTCATCAGATAAATCCTGA
- the itgb1bp1 gene encoding integrin beta-1-binding protein 1 isoform X1, with translation MFRKGKKRHSSSSSQGSEISTKSKSVDSSLGGLSRSSTVASLDTDSTKSSGQSNSNFDACNEFRVKYLGAIENLKASLVECLQGPQDLINYIDLAQQYGNLPFTPSEEESILCVSKYGVKVASSDQFDILHRHPLYLIVRVICYDDGLGMGKSLLAIKTTNANQTEYSICVYQCNSLEQAQTICKVLSTAFDSAFSSDKS, from the exons ATGTTTCGGAAAGGAAAGAAACGTCACAGCAGTAGCAGTTCTCAAGGCAGCGAAATCAGTACTAAAAGCAAG TCAGTAGATTCCAGTTTGGGTGGCCTTTCCCGATCTAGTACAGTGGCTAGCCTTGATACCGATTCCACCAAGAGTTCAG GTCAAAGTAACAGTAACTTTGACGCATGCAATGAATTCCGAGTGAAGTATTTGGGTGCTATTGAAAATTTAAAAGCTAGCCTAGTTGAATGTCTCCAAGGACCACAAGATTTGATTAATTATATTGATTTGGCACAG CAATATGGAAATCTGCCATTTACACCATCAGAAGAGGagagtattttgtgtgtttctaAATATGGTGTCAAAGTTGCATCTTCTGATCAGTTT gacaTTTTGCACAGGCATCCATTGTATTTAATAGTGCGAGTGATCTGTTATGATGATGGGCTCGGCATGGGAAAAAGCCTCCTTGCTATAAAAACTACGAACGCAAACCAGACAGAGtacagtatctgtgtgtatcaaTGCAATAGCCTG GAACAAGCTCAAACTATCTGCAAAGTCCTATCCACAGCTTTTGATTCAGCATTTTCATCAGATAAATCCTGA